Within the Dialister hominis genome, the region TTTGCATTCACCGGAATTAAATTTCTGTGGGAATGGAACCTCAGTTTAAGGGATGCTTTATTAACTTTCGTAACTATATTTTTGCTGGAACTAACTTGTGGTCAGGATATTCGCGGGCGTCTCTGGCATGCGGCATACCCCGGATTTCTTGCTTTAATGCTTGTTTTCCCTTATGTAATCGGTACTGGAAGCGGAAATCGTGACCCGGATTTCCGTCATCTTTTAAATCCATATGTTATGGAAGCACTGGGATTCTTGAGCATTTCTGTCATTACTGCATTCTGGCAGCAAAAAGCAAGACGCCCTTTATCCATCCTGATTGCCATAGGCACCTTTCTCATCACAACATTCCAAATCATTTGCGCTTTGATATATTTCTCATACTTCCTCATTTATGGCAGTACGTTTGCTACGGCTGATTTTCTTCCTTTTGTACAGACTCATCTTTCTGAAGCGATTGGATTTCTCAAATCCTTTATCAGCGTGAAGACACTTTGCCTCGGTGTTATTCTCCTTCTTGTTTTATTTGTGCCAACGATTACACTTCTTGTCCGCAACATAAAAAACGGTGGAATGTCATCCGCGAAATGGCCAAAATGGATCATTGCCCTTTCTGTTCTTCTTTTTGCAGCTGGGATCATCAATGTTCGTCATTGGATTCCACGTTCGTTTCCTGTTCTTGACTACCAATTGTCGCAGGCATACATCCACAGCATTCGTGATGCAAAAAAATTACACACTATCAATGCCGCTAAGCTGGTCTTAGCAAATGGCATAAATAATACTCTTGCATCCCGTGTTCCAGGCACTGTTCTTTTAGTCATCGGAGAGAGCGAGACAAGCGACTTAATGACTGCATTCACCCCTTCTCTTCCTGTTGATACGACGCCCTGGCTTACCTCTGAAAAAGAAAATAAAGATTTTTATCTCTTTAACCATGCTTATACCAATTTCCCAGCAACTGCTGGCGCACTCTCCATGGCTTTGACCGGTATTAATCAGTATAACGAAAAAGAAATTGGTCAGGTTGTCACACTGCTTGATGTTGCTAAGAAAGCAGGTTACGACACCTGGTGGATCAGCAATCACCGTCAGTTGGCAGCCGGCAACCCTAGTGTGGATCTCGTTTCATCCGGTGCTGATCATACGTTATGGACTACACATGCCGAAGGAGCTGATATTGATCTCATTTCTCTCCTTAAAAAAGTACCGAGAAACGGCAATCATTTTATAATCCTTCATCTCATGGGCAGCCATGCTAAATACGACAGCCGCATTCCTGACGACTGGCCCTATCTGTCTCTTCCCGGCGCTGATGAAACGGAGAATGATTATGCAACAACTGTAGATTATACAGATTATGTTCTCAAAAATATCTTCAACTACTCGAAAGAAAATCTTCATATGACAGCCATGGCTTATCTTTCCGATCATGGAGAAGATATGAAATATGGTCACGGTGAAGGGCACGTCACATGGTCTATGCTGCACATTCCTTTATTTTTCTATTTATCCCCTGAGTATGAAACTGCTTTTCCGAATACGGCCAAAGCACTTCGTAATAACAGAGAAAAGATTTTTACCAATGATCTTCTCTTTGATACCATGTGTGGTCTTATCCAAGCACCAAATAATGACTATTCTCCCACGTATGATCTCACCTCCCCTCTTTATTCTTTAAACGCAGATCAGGCTTTGGCAGTAAATGGAAAATGGATTGTAGCAAATGATCCATCCCTGCACGATATAAAGTGAAATAAAAAACGGACGAGCCTTTCCGGGTTCGTTCGTTTTTTTGTTTCATTTATCCCCGCCTTTGCTATAATTAAATCACCATGGGAAGATTATATCTTTCCTTCATCAGGAGGTTCATATGGCTGACAGTTCATTTTCATATACATCCATCTTCAGAGGAAAGACATTGATGGTCGTCATCCCTCATGAGGATGATGAAATCAACGTTGCCGGATCAACGATTCACGGCGCCATTCTGGAAGGGGTTCACGTTATCTGCGTTTTCTCCACATGGGGCGATGATTTATATACGCCAGATATCCGGAGGAGAGAAGCTGTAAAGGCACTGAAAACATTAGGCGTCAAGGAGGATGATGTCATATTCCTTGGCTATCCGGATGGAGGGCGTTATGGGGAATCTGACCCTTACATATACGGTCTAAATGAACCAATTACCGTTCGCGGCCGCCATGAAACGTACGGGACAAAAGCTGCTCCTGATTTCTGTATGGCAGCACATGGATTCCACCGTCCTTTCACGCGGGAAGGCATGATTCAGGATATGGAAGATGTCGTCCTTGCTCATAAGCCGGATGCCATTCTCTGCATTGATTATGACATCCATCCGGATCATCGTGCCTGTTCGGCTGCCTTCGAGACAGCTATGGGACGGATCCTTCAGCGCCCGGGAAATGAATATTTCCCTGTCATTTTCAAAGGATTTGCTTATAAGACCGCTTTTGAATCCGTACCGGATTTCTATGCGCCTCACATGCTGTCCACCGTTTTCGCACGGGATAATCTTCCCGAACCTTCCTGGGAAACGTCAAATCCTGCCTATGCATGGGATGAGAGAATCAGGCTTCCTGTTCCCGAGGAATGCAGAAGGCCTCTTCTTTCTGATAACCTCATTCATAAGGCTTTTTGCTGTCACGTATCACAAAAAGGCTACCGATATGCCGCTAAGGTCGCCAATGGTGATCAGGTCTTCTGGAAACGCCGCACGGATAATCTCTCCATGCAGGCTGCTGTTTCAGCATCCTCTGGAAATATCAAGTATCTGAATGACTTTCTCCTTCTGGGCAGTTCAGACATGGCAAAGCCCGCCATGCCGATGGATGACTGCCTCTGGGCACCTCCCGAAGATGACAAAGTAAAAACCTGCCGCCTTACATTTACCCATCCGGTGACCATCCGCGAAGCGGTTCTCTATGGGAACATTGATACGGAAAGCCGCATCCTTGACGGTACGCTTCGGTTCAGTACAGGATATGAATTCCGCACAGGACCATTCCGAAAGAACGGCCTCCCTAATGACTTTTCCATCGAAGTGCAGAAATCTGTAGACTGGGTGGAATTTACCATCAATGAAGCAGAAGGATCCACTCCTGGTCTCACGGAACTTGAACTCTATGAAGAAGAAGATACTGCTTCAATGATCCATATTCTTGCCGATGGAAACTTTGCTTATGACTGGACCGTTTGGCCTGGTGAAAAGCCCAAGATTTCTGCATGGACTTATGGCTCGGATGATGATGTATCCTGGGAAATGAACGGAAGTCCATCAAGCATCGGGCAAATCCAAGAAGAGCTGAATCGACTAAAGAAACCGATTACCATCTGTGCTTTTCTTACAGAGCATCCAGACATTTGGGATGAAGCCGTTTTTGCTCCGGGCTCTTCCGCTGCTCTCCGCTCTTTACGTTTCCATCAGAAACTGGATCGTTGGAAAAATACATTTGAAAGGTTCCGCCAGAAATCTCAGCATCACGCACTCCGTAAAGAAGCAAAAAAAGAAAAATCGAAGAAATAAGCGCAGCAAAAAATCTGTGATAACTCAAATAAAAGGTTGTGCCCTGGATCATTGATCCGGGACACAACCTTTTTGGCTGGAATGAATTTTGTCACATTCCTTTTTTACTATTATTCTCTCTCCTTTAGTCTCTTGTGAAGAGGTCTCTTGTATAAACCTTTTCCTTCACATCTTCGAGGTCTTTTTCTTCGCGGTTGGTGAGGATGATGTCGCATTCATCCTTGAGCTGCTGGAGGTCTTTCGTGACGGGGATGCCCATGAAGGAGTCTCCCTTATAAGACGGTTCGTAGATGAGAAGGGGAATGTCCTTGTTCTTCAGACGCTCGATGACGCCCTGAATGGCGGAGGAGCGGAAGTTGTCGCTGCCGCTCTTCATGATGAGGCGGTAGATGCCGGCTTTCTTCGGATTTCTGGCGGCAATGCGGTCAGCGATGAAGGATTTCCTTGTCTCGTTGGAATCGACGACGGCGCGGATCATGGTTTCCGGGATGCCTTCGAAGTTCGAGAGGAGCTGTCGGGTGTCTTTCGGCAGGCAGTATCCGCCGTAGCCGAAGGAAGGATTGTTGTAGAAATCGCCGATTCTGGGGTCGTAGCCCATGCCTTTGATAATGTCGGCGGTCTTCAGGCCCTTTTCTTCGGCATAGGTGTCGATTTCATTGAAGTAGGCGACGCGGATGGCGAGGAAGGTGTTGGAGAAGAGTTTGATGGACTCTGCTTCAGACGATCCTGTGATGAGGACCGGAATGTTCTCGCGGACGGCGCCTTCCTGTTCCAGGGCTGCGAATTTTTCTGCTTCGGGGCGGAGGGCTTCTTTTCCTTTCGGGATCCCGACGATGATGCGGGACGGGTAGAGGTTGTCGTAGAGAGCTTTGCCTTCGCGGAGGAATTCCGGTGCGAAGAGAATGGAAAGGTCAGGATAGACGGCAGAAATTTCCTGGGTGTATCCGATCGGAATGGTGGATTTGATGACGACGATGGCCTTGGAACCGACGCGCTGGATCTGGGAGAGGATGGCTTCGACGGCCGATGTGTCGAAGTGGTTCGTCTCCGTGTCGTAGTTCGTCGGAGCGGCGATGACGATCAGGTCTGCTTCCCTGTATGCGCTGTCACCGTCCATGGTGGCGGTGAGGTCGAGATCCTTGTGCGCCAGGTAGTCTTCGATATAATCGTCGACGATCGGGGATTCCTTCCTGTTGACCATATCCACTTTTTCCTGGATGACGTCCACGGCAGTGACCTTATGGTGCTGGGAGAGGAGGATGGCATTGGAGAGGCCGACGTAGCCTGTGCCTGCAATTGCGATTTTCATGGTGAGCCCTCTTTCTGAAGAAATTATCCCTTTTATTATACACTTTTTTCTGGCCTTCAGTCATGAAGAGTCGAATGAAAACCGTAAGGCTTTTACGCTTATGCAAGA harbors:
- a CDS encoding nucleotide sugar dehydrogenase, with the protein product MKIAIAGTGYVGLSNAILLSQHHKVTAVDVIQEKVDMVNRKESPIVDDYIEDYLAHKDLDLTATMDGDSAYREADLIVIAAPTNYDTETNHFDTSAVEAILSQIQRVGSKAIVVIKSTIPIGYTQEISAVYPDLSILFAPEFLREGKALYDNLYPSRIIVGIPKGKEALRPEAEKFAALEQEGAVRENIPVLITGSSEAESIKLFSNTFLAIRVAYFNEIDTYAEEKGLKTADIIKGMGYDPRIGDFYNNPSFGYGGYCLPKDTRQLLSNFEGIPETMIRAVVDSNETRKSFIADRIAARNPKKAGIYRLIMKSGSDNFRSSAIQGVIERLKNKDIPLLIYEPSYKGDSFMGIPVTKDLQQLKDECDIILTNREEKDLEDVKEKVYTRDLFTRD
- a CDS encoding PIG-L family deacetylase; protein product: MADSSFSYTSIFRGKTLMVVIPHEDDEINVAGSTIHGAILEGVHVICVFSTWGDDLYTPDIRRREAVKALKTLGVKEDDVIFLGYPDGGRYGESDPYIYGLNEPITVRGRHETYGTKAAPDFCMAAHGFHRPFTREGMIQDMEDVVLAHKPDAILCIDYDIHPDHRACSAAFETAMGRILQRPGNEYFPVIFKGFAYKTAFESVPDFYAPHMLSTVFARDNLPEPSWETSNPAYAWDERIRLPVPEECRRPLLSDNLIHKAFCCHVSQKGYRYAAKVANGDQVFWKRRTDNLSMQAAVSASSGNIKYLNDFLLLGSSDMAKPAMPMDDCLWAPPEDDKVKTCRLTFTHPVTIREAVLYGNIDTESRILDGTLRFSTGYEFRTGPFRKNGLPNDFSIEVQKSVDWVEFTINEAEGSTPGLTELELYEEEDTASMIHILADGNFAYDWTVWPGEKPKISAWTYGSDDDVSWEMNGSPSSIGQIQEELNRLKKPITICAFLTEHPDIWDEAVFAPGSSAALRSLRFHQKLDRWKNTFERFRQKSQHHALRKEAKKEKSKK
- a CDS encoding phosphoethanolamine transferase; protein product: MLKKDIGEILSVRNITKKDAAWYCLVSIIFTAVLWGWFAFTGIKFLWEWNLSLRDALLTFVTIFLLELTCGQDIRGRLWHAAYPGFLALMLVFPYVIGTGSGNRDPDFRHLLNPYVMEALGFLSISVITAFWQQKARRPLSILIAIGTFLITTFQIICALIYFSYFLIYGSTFATADFLPFVQTHLSEAIGFLKSFISVKTLCLGVILLLVLFVPTITLLVRNIKNGGMSSAKWPKWIIALSVLLFAAGIINVRHWIPRSFPVLDYQLSQAYIHSIRDAKKLHTINAAKLVLANGINNTLASRVPGTVLLVIGESETSDLMTAFTPSLPVDTTPWLTSEKENKDFYLFNHAYTNFPATAGALSMALTGINQYNEKEIGQVVTLLDVAKKAGYDTWWISNHRQLAAGNPSVDLVSSGADHTLWTTHAEGADIDLISLLKKVPRNGNHFIILHLMGSHAKYDSRIPDDWPYLSLPGADETENDYATTVDYTDYVLKNIFNYSKENLHMTAMAYLSDHGEDMKYGHGEGHVTWSMLHIPLFFYLSPEYETAFPNTAKALRNNREKIFTNDLLFDTMCGLIQAPNNDYSPTYDLTSPLYSLNADQALAVNGKWIVANDPSLHDIK